The Apium graveolens cultivar Ventura chromosome 3, ASM990537v1, whole genome shotgun sequence sequence TCTTTGTATCTTCCTGCATAAAATCACAGGCTTTTAGCTGCAACGCCTCACTACTAACTTGATCCTTGTTTATGCAAAAATCATCTTTTAATCTCAACCATCTATCAGTAGCTATGTTTATTTACTTGCCATCACCGAGCACCCACCTCATTCCCTTCTTCAACTGTTCTTTTGCTTCCCATATATCTGACCAAATATAGCTCACTCCCCCTGATCTACCAGCATGCAAGAAGTGAGTGTTAGGGTAGTATCTCGCCTTTAGGACCCTCGATATTAAAGCATTGGGCTCATGAACTAACCTCCAGCATTGCTTGCCCAATAAAGCTAAATTGAACCCCTGGATGTCTCTGAATCTCAGTCTTCCACTTTTTTTTGACATGCACATCCTGTTCCATCCTAGCCAACGAATACCTTTAGCATTAGATGATTGTGATTGCCACTAGAAAGCATTCATAACCGTTTGAATTTCCTGGCATATAGATTTAGGGATCAAAAAACAAGACATTGCATAAGTTGGTATAGCCTGAACCACATTCTTTAACATCACTAATTTCCCAGCACGAGACAGTAACCTTGAACTCCAACCTTTGATTTTCTGAATAACTTTCTCTTTCATATATCTGAACACAGTTTTCTTTGAACGTCCAATCAACGATGGCAAACCTAAATATTTACTATCCCCTATACCCTTTTGCACCCCAAGTTCTTGCTTAATTCCTTCCTGCTTGTCCCTTCTCACATTCAAACTAAAAAAATAGTTGATTTATGATAATTAATTGCTTGCCCTGATTTGACTTCATACTCATTCATAATTCTTTTCACCTCTGCTGCTTCCTCTGTAGTAGCTTTAAAGAACAAAAAGCTATCATCTGCAAATAACAAGTGAGTTATTGCAGGGGCTGAATGACAAATTTGACAGCCATTTATGTTACCACTCTCAGCTGCTGCATTAAGAGACTTTGATAGACCTTCAACacataaaaaaaataaataggGTGAAGGGGGATCCCCCTGTCTGAGCCCATGAGTTGGATTGATAGGACCCATCTTAGAACCTTGGAAAGAGATGTTGTATGAAACAGTTATGACACAAAGCATCACCCACTTGATCCATTTTTCTGAAAAACCCATAATACTCATCCTGTCTTGCAGATACCTCCAGCTCACACGATCGTATGCTTTGCTAAGTCAAGTTTTAGAGCCACCAACCCATCCTGGCCACTGTTTTTACGTTTCATATAATGTAGTAACTCGAAAGCCACAATCACATTATCAGTGATATTCCGACCAGGAACAAATGCCGAATGCTCTTCAGATATAACCCCTGGTAGAATTTTCTGCAATCCGTTGGCTAAGACTTTCGCCAAAATCTTATATAGAACATTGCATAAAACAATTGGTCTTAAATACTTAGGATCATCAACATGGTCTTTTTTAGGAATAAGGACTAAAGTAGTATCATTTACTTCATTAGGAAACTTACCCTCTATAAGCCACTGCTGACAGCATTTGAACACTTCTTTGCCAAGTAAATCCCAAAAATGTTGAAAAATGCCGGGTTCAATCCATCCCGTCCACTTGCTTTATCTGGATTCATACTCTTCACTGCCTGAGTAAACTCAGAGAAAGACAAATCTGCTACTAACATCTCATTCTGACGACCATTAATCCTTGAATCTTCCTCATCCATATTTTGAACATGACCGCTCCCAGACTCCAGAAAGACTCTATGGAAATAATTTTCCAGCAAGCTGCACATTTCTTCATGGCCGGTAACCATAGTTCCATCTTCTGCTTTGAGACCGGATATATGATTCAACTTTTTCCTACTAGATGCTGCTGCGTGAAAAAACTTAGAGTTCGTGTCCCCATCCTTAAGCCAGAAATTTTTAGCTCTCTGTTGCCAGTAAGCTTCTTCATGAGTTAGCAACTCATTTAATCTGTCTTTTGCATCAAAATAATCCTGAACTCCATCATCATCCTCCCTATTTCTAAGAGCTTCAATAATCTGCTTCTGTTTCACTACTTTCTCCCTAAATTTATTGAAAAACTCCCTTCCCCACTTTGCCATATAAGAAGAGAGTTCTGACAATTTAGGAAGAAGATGCATTGTTGGGAGATTCTGCCAATACTTCGAAACCTCAGAGTGAAAGCTAGGCTCTTTTAACCACGTATTTTCAAATCTAAACCTGAACTGCTTTTTAGGGATATACGTGTTAACCATTTCAATCTTGATGGGATCATGGTCATAAACTATGACATGAAAAACTTTTAATGTGCACAATGGAAATTTACTCCACCAAGAACTGGTAGCAAAACACCTATCCAGTTTTTCTCGAACCCAGTTGGCCGTTCCCTTACTTTTTCCCACATAAATTCCCCATCCTTAAGCTCTACTTCAATTAACGAACTATCCTCCACTGCACTTCGAAAACCATCCATAAGATTCTGAGGATGTTTATGCTTACCCTTCTTATCTCCACTGTATAGCAAGTCATTAAAATCACCAAACACACACCATGGCAGCTGAGATGTTGAAGATAAAAAACGTAAAAAGTCCCATGAGGCTTTCCTACGTTCTCTTTCAGGAAAACCGTAAAAGCAAGTCAACCTCCAATCTCCTACATTTCTCTCTTTAATGATGATATGAACATGATTATTCGAATAGTCGAATACATTACACATCATATTATTCTTCCAAAAAACTGCTAATCCACCCTCACGACCTTGCTTATCTACTGAAAAGAAATTAATAAAACCTAACTTAGAAGATAAAGATTCAATCTTCTTACTATCTGCTAAGGTTTCAGACAAAAATAAAAAATCAGGCTTATGAGATTTAATCATCTCCTTCAGAACTTGAACTGTGCGAGATGAGCCTACACCTCGACAGTTCCATCCTATAGCATTCATAATGGATGGCTGGCTTGCCTTGCAAGCTCAGCCGGACTTAAATTTTTAGAACCTGACAAATCCACATTAGAAATATCAGCTCCTTGATGATGATGCTCTATCTGTAAAACATGCGATTTTTGGCCCAAATCAATATCCATATGGCCCAACCCATCTGTTGTACCTCTCCTTCTTTTACGGTCTTATAGTTGAATGTTATCCACCTCATCCTCATTTGAATCATATAGTAGATTTGACGTGGATGTAAATCCCTTAAATTTTGCTACATTTGCTGAAATTGTTTTTTTACCACTATTTCGGGAGTCTGTTAATAACAACAAACTACTATCACTTCCCGTACTCTCAACCCttccttgattttgaaaatttCCCCCCGAAAAATGCTGCTGATTTTTTGCTCCTCCAATCTTAGCCTCCCACGTGTCATCGTTTTCATCCCTAAGCCATTTGCTCTAAACTTGGTTTGCCACCCTACTCGGCGGTGCTCAGAGCC is a genomic window containing:
- the LOC141714808 gene encoding uncharacterized protein LOC141714808; amino-acid sequence: MNAIGWNCRGVGSSRTVQVLKEMIKSHKPDFLFLSETLADSKKIESLSSKLGFINFFSVDKQGREGGLAVFWKNNMMCNVFDYSNNHVHIIIKERNVGDWRLTCFYGFPERERRKASWDFLRFLSSTSQLPWCVFGDFNDLLYSGDKKGKHKHPQNLMDGFRSAVEDSSLIEVELKDGEFMWEKVRERPTGFEKNWIGVLLPVLGGVNFHCAH
- the LOC141714807 gene encoding uncharacterized protein LOC141714807, giving the protein MVNTYIPKKQFRFRFENTWLKEPSFHSEVSKYWQNLPTMHLLPKLSELSSYMAKWGREFFNKFREKVVKQKQIIEALRNREDDDGVQDYFDAKDRLNELLTHEEAYWQQRAKNFWLKDGDTNSKFFHAAASSRKKLNHISGLKAEDGTMVTGHEEMCSLLENYFHRVFLESGSGHVQNMDEEDSRINGRQNEMLVADLSFSEFTQAVKSMNPDKASGRDGLNPAFFNIFGIYLAKKCSNAILAKVLANGLQKILPGVISEEHSAFVPGRNITDNVIVAFELLHYMKRKNSGQDGLNVRRDKQEGIKQELGVQKGIGDSKYLGLPSLIGRSKKTVFRYMKEKVIQKIKGWSSRLLSRAGKLVMLKNVVQAIPTYAMYSLARMEQDVHVKKKWKTEIQRHPGVQFSFIGQAMLEIRGSELYLVRYMGSKRTVEEGNEDQVSSEALQLKACDFMQEDTKTWDEDKEHLTIEGVQQSDGWSKIWKLEISHKIRLFLWRFCRNTLPVRIRLRGRGVRVPIGCSICTGDVEHLRHLFFECNFARECWQHIGLRSELWDIENSHEWLLNMMSTSSNADLIKISTVLWGIWFARNKNIFESKKMISKAALDVSAKQVAEWKGANNKPESAERVSDSRPTNESRWQHPVPGNLKLNVDASVIAGHNSYTLGMVIRNHQGEYISGKVMRCAGRVSVLEAELEDIAEALSWAQNVTEGEVVIESDSLASVNAVQKGQENLLELSDLVQYCQDMLRANERFMISFVRRQANRVSHEVARISCELNNFVVISSPPSYLLKTLLSESLQF